A single region of the Terriglobales bacterium genome encodes:
- a CDS encoding MarC family protein — MPNFLMAPSIQFFIVALTSVFFLVDPFAALPAFLVIAANATHAERRRLAVKASLTCFIVLTAFALTGSLIFRLFGITLPAFEIAGGIILILMGLEMLQARRSATHETPGETEEGAAKEDAGIIPLGTPMLAGPGAISTVMVLMGPSPGWWRSAIVLTAITITVVASFLILSAADRVRQFLGETGIRILMRLMGLLLTAIAVQFIVNGLADLGVVHK; from the coding sequence ATGCCTAATTTTCTGATGGCGCCGAGTATTCAGTTTTTTATCGTGGCGCTTACCTCAGTGTTTTTTCTCGTCGATCCATTTGCCGCGCTGCCGGCGTTTCTCGTGATCGCCGCCAATGCCACCCATGCCGAGAGGCGCAGGCTGGCCGTGAAAGCATCGCTGACGTGCTTCATCGTACTCACCGCATTCGCGCTTACCGGCAGCCTGATTTTCCGTTTGTTCGGCATCACGCTTCCTGCCTTTGAAATTGCAGGCGGCATCATTCTCATTCTGATGGGACTTGAGATGCTTCAGGCGCGGCGCTCGGCAACTCACGAAACGCCCGGCGAGACCGAGGAAGGCGCCGCCAAGGAAGACGCGGGAATTATTCCGCTAGGCACTCCGATGCTGGCAGGCCCAGGAGCGATCTCCACAGTGATGGTGCTCATGGGACCGTCGCCGGGATGGTGGAGAAGCGCGATCGTCCTGACTGCAATCACGATTACGGTGGTCGCTTCGTTTCTGATCCTGTCGGCGGCAGACCGCGTGCGTCAATTTCTTGGCGAAACTGGCATTCGGATTCTGATGCGACTGATGGGCCTGCTGCTAACTGCAATCGCAGTGCAGTTCATCGTCAATGGACTTGCTGATCTTGGCGTCGTGCACAAGTAG
- the era gene encoding GTPase Era: MAFKSGFVSIIGRPNAGKSTLLNALVGEKIAIVTHKPQTTRHRIQGFVNVKGGKGHTPGQIVFIDTPGVHKPDSRLGSRMMREVRDALDERDLILLIIDVTQTFGKGDEFVLELLKEVTSPVILLLNKIDAIEKPELLKIIDRYSKLREFAEIIPISATKRQGLDRIIDEVIKRLPEGPRYFEKDQITDQPERALVAELIRERVLVETGQEVPYAVAVKIESFENAGKLTRIAAAIYCEREGQKAILIGKGGAMLKRIGTSARKQIERLLGTTVFLELFVKVKENWRSSEAALDELDWRRQIGE; the protein is encoded by the coding sequence ATGGCTTTTAAGTCCGGGTTCGTCTCCATCATCGGCCGTCCCAATGCGGGAAAATCCACACTGCTGAACGCGCTGGTGGGTGAGAAGATCGCGATCGTAACCCATAAGCCGCAAACTACGCGCCATCGCATTCAGGGCTTCGTGAACGTCAAAGGGGGCAAGGGCCATACTCCAGGGCAGATCGTCTTCATCGACACTCCCGGCGTACACAAGCCCGACTCACGGCTGGGCAGCCGCATGATGCGTGAAGTGCGCGACGCGCTGGACGAGCGCGATCTCATACTGCTGATCATCGACGTCACTCAGACGTTCGGCAAAGGCGACGAATTTGTTCTCGAGTTGCTGAAGGAGGTTACGTCGCCTGTCATCCTTCTTCTGAACAAAATTGACGCCATCGAAAAACCCGAATTGTTGAAGATCATCGACCGTTACTCGAAGTTGCGCGAATTCGCTGAGATCATTCCCATTTCGGCAACAAAACGGCAAGGACTTGATCGCATTATCGACGAGGTCATCAAGAGGCTTCCCGAAGGCCCACGCTATTTCGAAAAGGATCAGATCACCGATCAGCCTGAGCGGGCGCTCGTTGCGGAGTTAATCCGGGAACGCGTGCTGGTTGAGACCGGGCAAGAAGTACCATATGCAGTCGCGGTCAAAATCGAGAGCTTCGAAAATGCAGGCAAACTGACGCGCATCGCCGCCGCAATTTACTGCGAACGGGAAGGACAAAAGGCAATTTTGATCGGCAAAGGCGGAGCGATGCTGAAACGTATCGGCACATCCGCTCGCAAGCAGATTGAGCGCCTGCTCGGGACGACGGTTTTTCTGGAGCTGTTCGTTAAAGTGAAAGAGAACTGGCGCAGTTCAGAAGCTGCACTGGACGAACTCGACTGGCGCAGGCAAATCGGTGAATGA
- the preA gene encoding NAD-dependent dihydropyrimidine dehydrogenase subunit PreA: MPDLSINFCGVRSPNPFWLASGPPTNTGYQVMKAFDAGWGGAVWKTIGEPIINTASRYGSIDYKNERMIGLNNIELISDRPMETNFREISEVKKRFPQNTVIASLMVESKRETWHEIVRRAQDSGADLLELNFGCPHGMSERGMGAAVGQVPEYTTLITGWVKEVATIPVIVKLTPNVTDVAHMAWAARQGAADAVSLVNTFNSIVGVDLDTLAPRPSVGGYGSHGGYCGPSVKPIALHMVSSVAKHPKVGIPISGIGGAGNWRDAVEFMLLGATSVQVCTAAMHYGFRIVEDMIDGLAQYLDEKRLNSAMDLVGRSAERIRDWGDLDLNYKIVARIDPELCIGCNLCYIACEDGAHQCITAAERPRGDLRDGEIAKHVPRILEDECVGCNLCALVCPVPGCITMQQIDTGRPNMSWRELQEARGRSPQCNVEDLLTKGTAAGD; encoded by the coding sequence ATGCCTGACCTGAGCATTAACTTCTGCGGCGTGCGCTCGCCCAATCCGTTCTGGCTCGCCTCCGGTCCGCCAACCAATACGGGCTATCAGGTGATGAAAGCCTTCGATGCCGGATGGGGTGGGGCTGTCTGGAAGACCATTGGCGAACCGATCATCAACACCGCTTCGCGGTACGGCTCGATCGATTACAAGAATGAACGCATGATCGGGCTGAACAACATCGAGCTGATCAGCGATCGTCCAATGGAGACCAACTTCCGCGAGATCTCTGAAGTCAAGAAGCGCTTTCCGCAGAATACGGTGATCGCATCGCTGATGGTCGAGTCGAAGCGCGAGACGTGGCACGAGATCGTGCGCCGTGCGCAGGATTCTGGGGCCGATCTGCTGGAGCTGAACTTCGGCTGCCCACACGGCATGTCAGAGCGAGGCATGGGAGCTGCGGTCGGCCAGGTGCCTGAGTACACCACGCTGATTACGGGCTGGGTGAAAGAGGTCGCGACGATTCCGGTGATTGTGAAGCTGACGCCGAACGTTACCGACGTTGCGCACATGGCCTGGGCCGCGCGCCAGGGCGCCGCCGATGCCGTTTCGCTGGTCAACACCTTCAACAGCATCGTTGGAGTGGATCTGGATACGCTGGCGCCACGGCCGAGCGTCGGCGGATACGGCAGCCATGGCGGCTATTGCGGCCCATCGGTTAAGCCAATTGCGCTGCACATGGTTTCGTCGGTAGCGAAACATCCCAAAGTAGGAATTCCTATTTCGGGCATCGGGGGCGCAGGCAACTGGCGCGATGCCGTGGAGTTCATGCTGCTGGGCGCGACATCGGTTCAAGTCTGCACGGCCGCCATGCACTATGGATTTCGTATTGTGGAAGACATGATCGACGGCCTCGCGCAATATCTCGACGAGAAGCGCTTAAACTCGGCGATGGATCTCGTTGGCCGCTCGGCCGAGCGCATTCGCGATTGGGGCGACCTGGATTTGAATTACAAGATCGTCGCCAGAATCGATCCGGAGCTCTGCATCGGCTGCAATCTTTGTTACATCGCCTGCGAAGACGGTGCGCATCAGTGCATCACCGCTGCCGAGCGTCCGCGCGGCGACTTGCGCGATGGCGAAATCGCCAAGCACGTTCCGCGCATTCTCGAAGATGAATGCGTGGGCTGCAACCTATGCGCGCTGGTTTGTCCCGTTCCGGGCTGCATCACCATGCAGCAGATCGATACCGGACGTCCCAACATGAGTTGGCGGGAACTGCAGGAAGCCCGGGGGCGCAGTCCGCAATGCAACGTGGAGGATCTGCTGACGAAGGGAACGGCAGCAGGAGATTAG
- a CDS encoding NAD(P)-dependent oxidoreductase, translated as MHTGPKLTPEQIEENFADINPPLTPALALEAASRCLFCFDAPCIKACPTEINIPQFIRQIITDNLTGSARTILSANVLGHSCGRVCPTSVLCEGACVLNAEGKKPVEIGRLQRYAVDHVLDRKIQVLKPAPANGHRVALIGAGPASLSCAAELRKLGYATVIFEAKATPGGLNTYGIAAYKMRAADAIREIDMVRELGAEIRTGVAVGQDIPLVQLEREYDAIFIGVGLGGTEALHIENEHIRRVFDALTFIEKTKTNGLDHVQVGKRVAVIGGGNTAIDVATAARRLGAQTVYMIYRRSREEMSAFDYEYDLAMADGVTFIWQAAPVRVVPDARGRAIGLVCIKTELGPPDQSGRRSPRPIPGTEFTLDVDMVVKALGQKKLELLREIPGLELDRGKVVVNRETMQTSNPKYFAGGDCVNGGAEVVDAVAHGKRAACGIHRALESRQKEVAHA; from the coding sequence ATGCATACGGGCCCCAAACTCACTCCGGAGCAGATCGAAGAGAACTTTGCCGATATCAACCCTCCACTGACTCCGGCTTTGGCTCTCGAAGCCGCCTCTCGCTGTCTGTTCTGCTTCGACGCTCCGTGCATCAAAGCTTGTCCGACTGAGATCAACATCCCGCAGTTTATTCGGCAGATCATTACTGACAATCTCACCGGCTCAGCACGGACCATTCTTTCCGCTAACGTGCTTGGCCACAGTTGCGGGCGCGTCTGTCCCACTTCCGTACTGTGCGAGGGAGCATGCGTTCTGAATGCCGAGGGCAAGAAGCCGGTCGAGATCGGCAGGCTCCAGCGCTACGCGGTGGATCATGTGCTCGATCGCAAGATTCAAGTGCTTAAACCTGCCCCTGCGAATGGACATCGCGTTGCCCTGATCGGCGCCGGACCTGCGAGCCTTTCGTGTGCTGCCGAGCTGCGCAAGCTGGGATATGCGACGGTGATCTTCGAGGCAAAAGCGACTCCCGGCGGCCTGAATACATACGGCATCGCCGCCTATAAGATGCGGGCCGCTGATGCAATTCGCGAGATCGATATGGTCCGCGAGCTTGGGGCTGAGATTCGAACCGGTGTCGCTGTGGGACAAGATATTCCTCTTGTACAACTCGAACGGGAGTACGACGCAATTTTCATCGGCGTAGGCCTCGGCGGAACCGAAGCGTTGCACATCGAAAACGAGCACATCCGGCGCGTGTTCGATGCGCTCACGTTCATCGAGAAGACCAAGACGAACGGACTGGATCACGTGCAGGTTGGCAAGAGAGTTGCCGTAATCGGCGGAGGCAATACTGCAATCGATGTCGCGACGGCAGCGCGGCGGCTCGGAGCCCAGACCGTTTACATGATTTATCGGCGCAGTCGCGAAGAGATGTCCGCATTCGATTACGAATACGACCTCGCTATGGCAGATGGTGTTACGTTCATCTGGCAGGCAGCGCCGGTGCGAGTCGTTCCTGATGCGCGGGGTCGCGCGATAGGACTTGTGTGCATCAAGACTGAACTCGGGCCGCCTGATCAAAGCGGCCGACGCTCGCCTCGTCCCATTCCGGGAACCGAGTTCACACTGGATGTGGATATGGTCGTAAAGGCTCTGGGACAGAAGAAGCTGGAGCTTCTGCGCGAGATTCCCGGTCTGGAACTCGATCGAGGAAAGGTCGTCGTGAATCGCGAAACCATGCAGACTTCCAATCCCAAATACTTCGCCGGCGGCGATTGCGTGAATGGCGGCGCCGAAGTTGTGGACGCGGTCGCCCATGGAAAACGCGCTGCTTGCGGCATTCACCGCGCTCTCGAATCGCGACAGAAGGAAGTGGCCCATGCCTGA
- the hydA gene encoding dihydropyrimidinase, whose translation MPFDALIKNGTVVTATDTYPADVAVVDGQIHAIGKNLPQENATRVFDAAGKYVMPGGIDVHTHLDMPFGGTTSADDFETGTRAAAFGGTTTLIDFAIQYKGQTLRTAFDAWMQKAESKAVSDYAFHCIITDLPDARIEEMSQLIRDGVTSFKLFMAYPGVFMLDDASIFRAMRAASKGGGMICMHAENGGAIDVIVKQALAEGKTAPKYHALTRPTTAEAEATARAIALAEMAGSPVYIVHLSCNDALENVREARDRGLPVYAETCPQYLYLSLEDMDAPGFEGAKYVFTPPLREKWHQEKLWNGLKNDHLQVVSTDHCPFCFKEQKELGKGDFTKIPNGGPGIEHRLSLIYSGGVGKGRFSVNRFVELVSTTPAKLFGLYPRKGTIAVGSDADLVIFDPNREHTISAKTHHMRVDYSMFEGTKVKGMPDVVMSHGRVLVEKDKFLGKAGAGSFLKRGTYAGV comes from the coding sequence ATGCCCTTTGATGCCCTCATCAAGAACGGAACCGTTGTCACTGCCACTGATACCTATCCCGCAGACGTGGCCGTAGTCGATGGCCAGATCCACGCTATCGGCAAGAACCTCCCGCAGGAGAATGCCACCCGCGTTTTTGATGCTGCAGGCAAATACGTGATGCCCGGTGGAATTGACGTCCACACGCATCTCGACATGCCCTTCGGCGGCACTACCAGCGCGGACGATTTTGAGACGGGCACACGCGCGGCCGCATTCGGCGGCACGACTACGCTTATCGACTTTGCCATCCAGTACAAAGGACAGACTCTCCGCACTGCCTTTGACGCGTGGATGCAAAAGGCCGAGTCGAAAGCGGTGAGCGACTACGCCTTCCACTGCATCATCACCGACCTTCCCGACGCGCGTATCGAAGAAATGTCGCAGCTCATCCGCGATGGCGTGACCAGCTTCAAGCTGTTCATGGCATATCCCGGAGTGTTCATGCTCGACGATGCGAGCATCTTTCGCGCTATGCGTGCGGCCTCGAAAGGTGGCGGCATGATCTGCATGCACGCAGAGAACGGTGGCGCTATCGACGTGATCGTGAAGCAGGCGCTCGCGGAAGGCAAAACCGCGCCAAAGTACCACGCGCTCACCCGCCCAACGACAGCCGAAGCCGAAGCGACGGCGCGCGCCATCGCTCTCGCCGAAATGGCCGGCTCGCCTGTATATATCGTTCACCTGAGCTGCAACGATGCACTAGAGAACGTTCGCGAAGCGCGGGACCGTGGGCTGCCGGTGTATGCCGAAACCTGTCCGCAATATCTTTATCTCTCGCTCGAAGACATGGACGCTCCCGGCTTCGAGGGCGCCAAGTACGTCTTCACGCCGCCGCTACGCGAGAAGTGGCATCAGGAGAAGCTGTGGAATGGGCTCAAGAATGATCATCTGCAGGTGGTCTCGACCGATCACTGCCCGTTCTGCTTCAAAGAACAGAAGGAACTCGGCAAGGGCGACTTCACCAAGATCCCGAATGGCGGCCCTGGTATCGAGCATCGGTTAAGCCTGATTTATTCGGGAGGAGTCGGCAAAGGACGTTTCAGCGTGAATCGCTTCGTAGAACTGGTTTCTACCACGCCTGCGAAGCTTTTCGGACTGTATCCGCGAAAAGGAACCATCGCCGTCGGCAGCGACGCCGACCTGGTGATCTTCGACCCGAATCGGGAACATACCATCAGCGCCAAGACTCACCACATGCGCGTGGATTATTCGATGTTCGAAGGCACCAAGGTGAAGGGAATGCCGGACGTGGTAATGTCCCACGGGCGGGTGCTGGTGGAAAAAGACAAGTTCCTGGGGAAAGCCGGTGCCGGGAGCTTCTTGAAGCGGGGGACGTATGCCGGGGTGTGA
- a CDS encoding lipase maturation factor family protein: MGLIYFSAFYSLFFQIRGLIGPDGILPAGAYLQAVARSSMAHARFWYVPSLLWIASGSHMLMAVCWIGMIASILLVLNFWPRMMLIICFVSFLSFISAAQDFSSYQSDGMLLEAGFICLFFAPPGLLPGLGSKHPPSRASLFLLQWEWLRIYFESGIAKLASGDPQWRNFTAMDEYYQNGPLPTWIGWYVQHLPHWFHAASVGATLVMELGLIWMILLPRRFRIVLFFMVTCWEAGVISTANYCFLNYLVLSLGILLLDDRFLARFSPKSWKEQLPALMPDGPFQEPATPSPVSTGIVQAIVRPHFRALKLALSAVMLTWVFYVTSVELLWMLAPHFPLPTTPVMVLEPFRMANQYGLFAVMTRGRYEIEFQGSNDGQNWIAYPFRYKPQKLNEAPGIYAPYQPRFDWNLWFASLGTWRNNSIVPNTEVRLLTNDKDVLGLFAGNPFPQSPPKQVRAVLWQYWFTTMAEKRKTGNWWRREFLGLYAPTLELEPDGKLGVLAMPEERGPE, from the coding sequence TTGGGACTGATCTATTTTTCCGCGTTCTACTCGCTGTTCTTCCAGATTCGCGGACTCATTGGACCTGACGGCATCCTCCCGGCCGGCGCTTATCTTCAAGCGGTCGCGCGCTCGTCAATGGCTCACGCGCGCTTCTGGTATGTGCCCTCGCTGCTGTGGATCGCGAGTGGCTCGCACATGCTCATGGCCGTTTGTTGGATCGGGATGATCGCTTCGATTCTCCTCGTACTGAACTTCTGGCCGCGGATGATGCTGATCATCTGTTTCGTTAGTTTTCTATCGTTCATCTCCGCCGCGCAGGATTTTTCTTCGTATCAGTCCGATGGAATGCTGCTGGAGGCAGGATTCATTTGTCTCTTCTTTGCCCCTCCAGGATTGCTTCCCGGATTGGGAAGCAAACATCCTCCTTCGCGCGCGAGCTTGTTTCTTCTGCAGTGGGAGTGGCTGCGAATTTACTTCGAGTCGGGAATTGCCAAGCTGGCAAGCGGCGATCCGCAATGGCGCAACTTCACCGCCATGGACGAGTACTACCAGAATGGTCCGCTTCCGACCTGGATCGGATGGTACGTGCAGCATCTTCCGCATTGGTTTCACGCCGCTTCCGTTGGCGCAACGTTGGTAATGGAGCTTGGCCTGATCTGGATGATCCTGCTGCCGCGCCGCTTTCGCATCGTCCTCTTCTTTATGGTCACGTGTTGGGAAGCCGGCGTGATCAGCACGGCGAATTATTGCTTCCTGAATTACCTGGTCCTCTCGCTCGGAATCCTGCTGCTCGACGACCGCTTCCTCGCGCGCTTCTCGCCGAAGAGTTGGAAAGAACAATTACCAGCGCTCATGCCTGATGGCCCATTTCAGGAGCCCGCAACGCCATCGCCGGTATCAACAGGAATCGTGCAGGCTATCGTGCGACCGCACTTTCGTGCGCTGAAGCTGGCGCTTTCCGCCGTGATGCTTACTTGGGTCTTCTATGTAACGTCAGTTGAGCTGCTGTGGATGCTCGCGCCACACTTTCCGCTGCCGACCACACCGGTGATGGTGCTGGAGCCTTTCCGGATGGCAAACCAATACGGACTTTTTGCAGTGATGACGCGCGGCCGCTACGAAATCGAATTTCAAGGTTCGAATGACGGACAGAACTGGATCGCGTATCCGTTCCGCTACAAACCACAAAAGCTGAACGAAGCTCCGGGAATCTACGCGCCATACCAGCCGCGCTTCGACTGGAACCTGTGGTTCGCGTCCTTGGGCACCTGGCGCAACAACAGCATCGTTCCCAACACGGAAGTGCGTCTGCTGACGAATGACAAGGACGTGCTCGGCCTGTTTGCAGGCAATCCATTTCCGCAATCGCCACCCAAGCAGGTGCGGGCGGTGCTGTGGCAATACTGGTTCACTACTATGGCGGAGAAACGGAAAACCGGAAATTGGTGGAGAAGGGAATTCCTGGGCTTATACGCGCCCACGCTGGAGCTGGAACCCGATGGAAAGCTGGGCGTACTCGCGATGCCCGAGGAGCGCGGTCCCGAGTAA